One Lycium barbarum isolate Lr01 chromosome 5, ASM1917538v2, whole genome shotgun sequence genomic window carries:
- the LOC132639692 gene encoding uncharacterized protein LOC132639692, producing MTRLIPPTWYGIGATKFLDYLNHGKLPEVPKALRALQAKAVWYCVVDGLLHRRCFFSPMARCVGPEETDYVIRAVHEGICGNHSGVESLSLRSYSGPDINGPEWRKMRRPSSGDVTNASDMLRCCTSQAKNCSQLYPIGHS from the coding sequence ATGACAAGGTTAATTCCGCCAACTTGGtatgggattggcgcaacaaaatTTCTAGATTACCTGAATCATGGAAAGCTACCGGAGGTCCCGAAAGCTTTGAGGGCTTTGCAGGCAAAGGCTGTCTGGTATTGTGTCGTTGATGGTCTGTTACATCGGAGGTGTTTCTTTAGTCCAATGGCAAGATGTGTGGGGCCCGAAGAGACTGACTACGTGATAAGGGCAGTCCATGAAGGGATTTGCGGTAATCATTCTGGCGTAGAGTCTCTCTCACTAAGAAGCTACTCGGGGCCGGATATTAATGGTCCAGAATGGAGGAAGATGCGAAGGCCTTCATCCGGAGATGTGACAAATGCCAGCGATATGCTCAGATGTTGCACCAGCCAGGCGAAGAATTGCTCCCAGTTGTATCCCattggccattcatga